The Mesoterricola silvestris sequence GGTTGGAGGCCCCTGGCTTCCGGATCGTGGATTGTCATGGAGCGGGCATGGAGCAGGTGAAAAAGGCATTCATTGAGGCCCTGGCGGCGGCGTTGCCCGGGCAGGAGATCATCCTGGAGCGGCCCCGGTCGGGGGAGATGGGCGACCTGGCCTACCCCTGCTTCAAGGCGGCCAAGGCCCTGGGGAAGAACCCCGCCCAGTTGGCCAAGGACCTGGCGGCCGAGCTGCGCCTGGAGGGCGCCGGGATCCTGGCGGCGGGACCCTACCTGAACCTGCGCCTGGAACCCGCCACCCGGGCCCGGATCCTCCTGGAGGCCCTCCTGGGCACGCGGCCCTACGGCTCGGGCGACCCCAACGGGGAGGTGGTGATCGTGGAGTACAGCTCCCCGAACATCGCCAAGCTCTTCACCATCGGCCACCTGCGCTCGACCATGATCGGCCACGCCCAGGCCCAGGTGAACCGCTACCTGGGCTGCGAGGTGGTCCGCATCAACCACCTGGGCGACTGGGGCACCCAGTTCGGGACCCTGCTGGCGGCCTACAAGCACTGGGCCGAGGCGGAGAACCCCGCCCTGGAGCTGGACTTCCCCTGGGCCGACGAGATCCCGGAGAAGCTGAGGAGCCCCCTGTACCGGCTCTTCCAGCTCTACGTGCGCTTCCACGGGGCCGAGGAGGAGGATCCTGCGCTGCGGGAGGAGGCCCGGGACTGGTTCCGGCGCCTGGAGGAGGGGGACCCCGAGGCCCGGCGCCTGTGGAGCTGGTTCCGGGAGATCAGCCTGCGCACCTTCAACCGCATCTACCAGCGCCTGGGGGTGGCCTTCGACCACCTGGAGATGGGCGAGGCCTTCTACCAGGACCAGCTGGTCCCGGCCATGCGGCGCCTGGAGGAGGCCGGACTGCTGGTGGAGGGGCAGAACGGCGCCCGCATCGTGGACCTGGAGGACGTGGGCATCGCCACCCCCTGCCTGGTGCAGAAGGCGGACGGCGCCAGCATCTACGCCACCCGGGACCTGGCGGCGGCCATGTACCGCAAGGAGACCTTCCACTTCGACCGCTGCATCTACGTGGTGGGCGCGGACCAGATCCTGCATTTCCAGCAGATATTCGCCGTCATGACGAAGCTTGACCCCTGGTTCCAGGGGCGCATGGTCCACACCCCCTTCGGCATGATCAACCTGCCCGAGGGCAAGATGTCCACCCGCAAGGGCAACGTCATCTTCCTGGAGGACGTGCTGGACGAGGCGGTGGCCCGGGTCACGGCCATCATCGACGAGAAGAACCCGGACCTGCCCGCCAAGGCGGAGGTGGCCGAGATGCTGGGGCTGGGGGCGGTGGTCTTCTTCAACGCCCTCAACGACCGGGTCAAGTCCATCACCTTCACCTGGGACCGGGTCATCGCCCTGGACGGGGACACGGGGCCCTACGTGCAGTACGCCC is a genomic window containing:
- the argS gene encoding arginine--tRNA ligase produces the protein MEQVKKAFIEALAAALPGQEIILERPRSGEMGDLAYPCFKAAKALGKNPAQLAKDLAAELRLEGAGILAAGPYLNLRLEPATRARILLEALLGTRPYGSGDPNGEVVIVEYSSPNIAKLFTIGHLRSTMIGHAQAQVNRYLGCEVVRINHLGDWGTQFGTLLAAYKHWAEAENPALELDFPWADEIPEKLRSPLYRLFQLYVRFHGAEEEDPALREEARDWFRRLEEGDPEARRLWSWFREISLRTFNRIYQRLGVAFDHLEMGEAFYQDQLVPAMRRLEEAGLLVEGQNGARIVDLEDVGIATPCLVQKADGASIYATRDLAAAMYRKETFHFDRCIYVVGADQILHFQQIFAVMTKLDPWFQGRMVHTPFGMINLPEGKMSTRKGNVIFLEDVLDEAVARVTAIIDEKNPDLPAKAEVAEMLGLGAVVFFNALNDRVKSITFTWDRVIALDGDTGPYVQYAHARICSVLRKAGGDWADLARPVQAPTPDSAVVAYGAAPLPADLAGLADAPAQALLFELAGLPDALRTMARENMATALARQLLSVAKAFSGFYTNCPILWAENTAEVRDARLALCVATARALRQGLFLMGIQAPEEM